The region TGTTGGCGTTTTCGATTCTGGTGGTGCGATACGCCTCGTCGCAATTCCCCTCGGTGAAGATCGAACACCCGCAGCGCAAGATTGGCGCAGGTTCCGGTGAGCATCCCGAAGTGGAGAAGGGCGAGCTTTAAAGCCCGAACGCGACGCGAGGCTGGCCTTTGATTTGTGGCGGCGGCAGGTTGCGATTGTCGCCGTCGGTCATCGCTTCGAGGATCGCCACGGCGCTGTGGCCCTGTTCGATGGCGATGCCGAACTGAATGCTTTGCACCAAGCGCTTCAGGCGCTTGGGATCATTGCGCTGCTCGGCGCTGATCATCCGTTTAGCGACCACGC is a window of Pseudomonas sp. 10S4 DNA encoding:
- a CDS encoding DUF3509 domain-containing protein encodes the protein MDNPFQLITDAFAPDYQINLSIQGLDGSIMLTLSNSGRVVAKRMISAEQRNDPKRLKRLVQSIQFGIAIEQGHSAVAILEAMTDGDNRNLPPPQIKGQPRVAFGL